The following coding sequences lie in one Alloacidobacterium dinghuense genomic window:
- a CDS encoding DUF2339 domain-containing protein — translation MSNNFEDLQKQVAELTARVWRLEQAAQANAAPQPRNIPAPPPEAVVATPRPAAKVQARSLETRIGSQLFNRIGIIALLIGMAWFLKFAIDNQWIGPAARVLIGMIAGVGIIAWSERFRSQGYRAFSYSLKALGTGILYLSLWAAYAVFHLVPGTVALLAMVLVTASNAILCWMQNSEVLAFYAAIGGFITPLLLSNGQNHALELFSYLLLLDIAAIIMIALRPWARLLLAAFIGTSFYAIAWYISYYSDRQFALAAFFLVAFFLLFAIAPQLLRNLRLATQTRHLTVQDNVVLIVLPLLNAALAFFEFYALLSEPGRTHARPWIALPLAAFYLIMLRISRLHQLSGTPMALPAVYLAISVIFFTAAIPLELNGLYIAIGWLLEGAALIWMARQQNHRELRFLAVSVLALAFVGVNVIHLGGGQPVLFNGRFATYLVAIVVFAFSAWIALHSPQEWKPIAIGAGIAASVLAMIAVCLEIHSFWVVQTAVHRGDLYIYEQFTYSAWAMVFGAALLGVGFWKKSAFLRWQALALLTLSIAKVFLVDTRQLSQGYRILSFLGLGILLLAVSFAYQRDWLSLRANKP, via the coding sequence ATGAGTAACAACTTTGAAGACTTGCAGAAACAGGTAGCCGAGCTCACTGCAAGAGTCTGGCGTCTGGAGCAGGCGGCGCAGGCAAATGCCGCACCGCAGCCGCGCAACATTCCCGCCCCTCCGCCCGAAGCTGTAGTCGCGACGCCGCGACCTGCCGCCAAAGTCCAGGCAAGATCCCTCGAAACGCGCATCGGTTCCCAACTCTTCAATCGCATCGGAATCATCGCATTGCTCATCGGCATGGCATGGTTCCTCAAGTTCGCCATCGATAACCAGTGGATCGGCCCTGCGGCCCGCGTACTCATCGGCATGATTGCCGGTGTCGGAATCATTGCCTGGTCCGAGCGCTTTCGGAGTCAGGGATACCGCGCCTTTTCCTACTCTCTCAAGGCGCTCGGAACAGGCATTCTGTATCTATCGTTGTGGGCCGCCTATGCGGTCTTCCATCTTGTGCCCGGTACTGTTGCCTTGCTCGCAATGGTGCTGGTCACAGCTTCCAACGCCATTCTGTGCTGGATGCAGAACTCCGAAGTGCTCGCCTTCTACGCGGCCATCGGAGGCTTCATCACCCCGCTCCTGCTTTCAAATGGGCAGAATCATGCGCTGGAACTCTTCAGCTATCTTCTGCTGCTCGACATAGCTGCGATTATCATGATTGCGCTGCGGCCTTGGGCGCGCCTGCTGCTCGCAGCCTTTATAGGAACGAGTTTTTATGCGATTGCGTGGTATATCAGTTATTACTCCGACCGGCAGTTCGCCCTGGCCGCTTTCTTTCTCGTCGCTTTCTTCCTGCTCTTCGCCATTGCGCCGCAGCTCTTGCGCAATCTGCGCCTGGCAACGCAAACGAGACATCTCACCGTTCAGGACAACGTCGTTCTAATCGTTCTGCCCCTGCTGAATGCCGCACTCGCGTTCTTTGAGTTCTATGCGCTACTCAGTGAGCCGGGCAGAACCCACGCCCGACCGTGGATCGCCTTGCCGCTGGCCGCTTTTTATCTGATCATGCTGCGCATTTCGCGCCTGCACCAATTGAGCGGCACGCCCATGGCATTGCCCGCGGTCTATCTGGCCATCAGCGTCATCTTCTTTACTGCTGCTATTCCTTTGGAACTCAACGGGCTCTACATTGCCATCGGATGGCTGCTCGAAGGCGCAGCGCTCATTTGGATGGCGAGGCAACAAAATCACAGAGAATTGCGCTTCCTGGCAGTTTCAGTGCTCGCCCTGGCCTTTGTCGGCGTGAACGTGATTCATCTCGGCGGCGGCCAACCCGTCCTCTTCAACGGGCGATTCGCCACCTACCTCGTTGCCATCGTCGTCTTCGCTTTCTCAGCCTGGATCGCGCTGCATTCCCCTCAGGAATGGAAGCCTATTGCAATCGGAGCTGGGATTGCCGCAAGCGTGCTCGCCATGATCGCTGTCTGCCTGGAAATCCACTCCTTTTGGGTGGTGCAGACCGCCGTTCACCGGGGCGATCTCTACATCTACGAACAGTTCACCTACTCAGCCTGGGCCATGGTCTTCGGAGCAGCCTTGCTCGGCGTAGGTTTCTGGAAAAAGTCAGCCTTTCTTCGCTGGCAGGCGTTGGCCCTCCTCACCCTGAGCATCGCCAAAGTCTTTCTCGTCGACACACGCCAGCTGAGCCAGGGATACCGCATCCTGAGCTTTCTCGGCCTCGGCATACTGTTGCTTGCCGTCAGCTTTGCCTACCAGCGCGATTGGCTCAGCCTGCGTGCCAACAAGCCCTAA